A single window of Streptomyces sudanensis DNA harbors:
- a CDS encoding DMT family transporter — MVATNTMGVPAAGRGVLPRGLSPGAAGMVALLLTVSIWAAFALSARALSASTLLPADAALLRFGVPLVALAPALWRRRRALAAVRPGPAAKIVCGAGVPFFLAAMFGGSLTSASFVGAIVPGMVPLFVSALMVARGRGVPRGTQAAGLVLIAVGVVALVWRYAVPFDADVMLGSGTLLVASGLWALYTVGLKEVDLDPVGSIGLLCVPSFAVVAVLVAAGVLPTGLARAAAADVALFLVVQGLGVGLCAGLLYAFAIRRLGAERSSVVGSLSPVAVVLLAIPLLGERPTAAVLVGVPLITTGVVLANRRPRPPREPEVSPDA, encoded by the coding sequence GTGGTCGCGACGAACACGATGGGGGTGCCCGCGGCGGGCCGCGGAGTGCTCCCGCGCGGCCTCTCCCCGGGGGCCGCCGGCATGGTGGCGCTGCTGCTGACCGTGTCGATCTGGGCGGCCTTCGCCCTGAGCGCGCGGGCGCTGAGCGCGTCGACGCTGCTGCCCGCCGACGCGGCGCTGCTGCGCTTCGGGGTTCCGCTGGTCGCCCTGGCGCCCGCGCTGTGGCGGCGCCGGCGGGCGCTGGCCGCGGTGCGGCCCGGTCCGGCCGCGAAGATCGTGTGCGGGGCCGGGGTGCCGTTCTTCCTGGCCGCGATGTTCGGCGGGTCGCTGACCTCGGCGTCGTTCGTCGGGGCGATCGTGCCGGGCATGGTGCCGCTGTTCGTGTCCGCGCTGATGGTGGCGCGGGGGCGGGGCGTGCCGCGCGGGACCCAGGCAGCCGGGCTGGTGCTGATCGCGGTGGGCGTGGTGGCGCTGGTGTGGCGGTACGCGGTGCCGTTCGACGCCGACGTGATGCTGGGCTCCGGGACGCTGCTGGTGGCGAGCGGGCTGTGGGCGCTGTACACGGTCGGCCTCAAGGAGGTGGACCTCGACCCGGTCGGGTCGATCGGGCTGCTGTGCGTGCCGTCGTTCGCGGTGGTCGCCGTACTGGTGGCGGCCGGCGTGCTGCCGACCGGGCTCGCCCGCGCGGCGGCGGCCGACGTGGCGCTGTTCCTGGTGGTGCAGGGACTGGGCGTGGGCCTGTGCGCCGGGCTGCTGTACGCGTTCGCGATCCGGCGGCTGGGGGCCGAGCGCAGCTCCGTGGTGGGCAGCCTCAGCCCGGTGGCCGTGGTCCTGCTGGCGATCCCCCTGCTGGGCGAGCGGCCGACGGCGGCCGTCCTCGTCGGCGTGCCCCTCATCACCACGGGCGTGGTCCTGGCGAACCGACGCCCCCGTCCCCCGCGCGAACCGGAGGTCTCCCCCGATGCTTGA
- a CDS encoding GntR family transcriptional regulator, which translates to MAGAERRRPVVVLYERIAEAIHAGTYPPGSTLPSEPRLAAELGVSRPALREALLLLQEDGLLSVRRGVGRTVNRPPRRGFERLRPLEELLGAGSPARVRALLRTVEEPTDFTAQHLLVPVRAEVRFWESLLAAEDTAAALSQEWAAPDGVLERVHPAFAAALRDAPAQDASMLAVLAGASRGTALEGHGAVTASLLGRRRGEQLGRAADTPAVLVTQVVRAGGVPVLAAKHVLPAGAGALPVLQSL; encoded by the coding sequence GTGGCCGGTGCGGAGCGACGGCGTCCGGTCGTGGTGCTGTACGAGCGGATCGCCGAGGCGATCCATGCCGGGACGTACCCGCCCGGCTCCACCCTGCCGTCCGAGCCGCGCCTCGCCGCCGAGCTGGGCGTCAGCCGCCCCGCGCTGCGCGAGGCGCTGCTGCTGCTCCAGGAGGACGGGCTGCTGTCGGTGCGCCGGGGGGTGGGCCGCACCGTCAACCGGCCGCCCCGGCGGGGGTTCGAGCGCCTGCGGCCGCTTGAGGAGCTGCTCGGCGCCGGCTCCCCCGCCCGGGTGCGGGCGCTGCTGCGGACCGTGGAGGAGCCGACCGACTTCACCGCGCAGCACCTGCTCGTCCCGGTGCGGGCCGAGGTGCGGTTCTGGGAGTCGCTGTTGGCGGCGGAGGACACGGCGGCGGCGCTCAGCCAGGAGTGGGCGGCGCCCGACGGGGTGCTGGAGCGAGTCCACCCGGCGTTCGCGGCGGCCCTGCGGGACGCGCCGGCGCAGGACGCGTCGATGCTGGCGGTGCTGGCCGGGGCGTCGCGCGGGACGGCGCTCGAAGGGCACGGCGCGGTGACGGCGAGCCTGCTGGGCCGGCGGCGCGGGGAGCAGTTGGGCCGGGCGGCCGACACGCCCGCGGTGCTGGTCACCCAGGTGGTGCGGGCGGGCGGGGTCCCGGTCCTGGCGGCGAAGCACGTACTGCCCGCGGGCGCGGGCGCGCTGCCGGTCCTCCAGTCGCTCTGA
- a CDS encoding GNAT family N-acetyltransferase produces the protein MPDVPLPRPACPVQGPRVGLRPFRYEDADEFTARVRESEDLHRPWLFPPGTPTAYAAYVRALVEDPARLGHLVCEHDGSIAGFVTVNNIVRGSFECGALGYGAFAHAAGRGLMSEALALVLRHAFGPLGLHRLEANIQPGNAASLALVRRAGFRREGYSPAMLRVGGEWRDHERWAITAEMPLPPVDVPRR, from the coding sequence GTGCCCGACGTCCCGCTCCCTCGCCCCGCCTGCCCGGTCCAGGGTCCCCGTGTCGGGCTGCGGCCCTTCCGGTACGAGGACGCCGACGAGTTCACCGCCCGGGTCCGGGAGAGCGAGGACCTGCACCGGCCCTGGCTCTTCCCGCCCGGCACCCCCACCGCGTACGCCGCGTACGTCCGCGCCCTCGTCGAGGACCCGGCCCGCCTCGGCCACCTGGTGTGCGAACACGACGGCTCCATCGCCGGGTTCGTCACCGTCAACAACATCGTGCGGGGCTCCTTCGAGTGCGGAGCCCTCGGGTACGGCGCCTTCGCGCACGCCGCCGGACGCGGCCTGATGAGCGAGGCCCTCGCGCTCGTCCTGCGCCACGCCTTCGGCCCCCTCGGCCTGCACCGGCTGGAGGCCAACATCCAGCCCGGGAACGCCGCTTCGCTCGCCCTCGTCCGCCGCGCCGGCTTCCGGCGGGAGGGCTACTCCCCGGCGATGCTCCGCGTCGGCGGCGAGTGGCGCGACCACGAACGCTGGGCGATCACCGCCGAGATGCCCCTCCCGCCGGTCGACGTCCCTCGTCGCTGA
- a CDS encoding NAD(P)/FAD-dependent oxidoreductase — translation MTTQPRRRPRVLIVGAGFAGYQTARELSRTLRGRAEIVLLNPTDYFLYLPLLPQVAAGILEPRRVTVSLPGTLRHVRLVLGEAGHVDLETKRVHYTDPEGTAGELGYDRLVLAVGSVSKLLPIPGVAENATGFRGLPEALYLRDHITRQVELAASAADPAECTSRCTFVVVGAGYTGTEVAAHGKMFTDALVRKHPAWPENARPRWMLLDVADRVLPGLDRRLSDTADQVLRSRGVDVRMGTSVKESTREGVLLDTGEFVETRSLIWCVGVRPDPLVSELGLPVERGRLVVTPQLEVPGRPGVFACGDAAAVPDLHRPGEFTPMTAQHASRQGKVAARNVAASLGVGDPVPYRHSDLGFAVDLGGVKAAANPLGVPLSGILAGAVTRGYHLAAMPGNRVRVAADWLLDAALPRQAVQLGLVRSWQVPLDTASPELAKTGSGRREE, via the coding sequence GTGACCACCCAGCCGCGGCGCCGCCCGCGCGTCCTGATCGTCGGAGCCGGGTTCGCCGGCTACCAGACCGCCCGCGAACTCTCCCGCACCCTGCGCGGACGCGCCGAGATCGTCCTGCTCAACCCCACGGACTACTTCCTCTACCTGCCGCTGCTGCCCCAGGTCGCCGCCGGCATCCTGGAGCCCCGCCGCGTCACCGTGTCGCTGCCCGGCACGCTGCGCCACGTGCGGCTCGTCCTCGGCGAGGCCGGCCACGTCGACCTCGAAACGAAGCGGGTCCACTACACCGACCCGGAGGGCACGGCGGGCGAACTCGGCTACGACCGGCTCGTCCTCGCCGTCGGCAGCGTCAGCAAGCTGCTGCCCATCCCCGGCGTGGCGGAGAACGCCACCGGCTTCCGCGGCCTGCCCGAAGCGCTCTACCTGCGCGACCACATCACCCGCCAGGTGGAACTCGCGGCGTCCGCCGCCGACCCGGCCGAATGCACCTCGCGCTGCACCTTCGTCGTGGTGGGCGCCGGGTACACCGGCACGGAGGTCGCCGCCCACGGCAAGATGTTCACCGACGCGCTGGTCCGCAAGCACCCCGCCTGGCCCGAGAACGCCCGGCCCCGCTGGATGCTGCTCGACGTCGCCGACCGCGTCCTGCCCGGCCTCGACAGGCGCCTGTCCGACACGGCCGACCAGGTGCTCCGCTCGCGCGGCGTCGACGTGCGCATGGGCACCTCCGTCAAGGAGTCCACCCGGGAGGGAGTCCTCCTCGACACCGGGGAGTTCGTCGAGACGCGCTCCCTCATCTGGTGCGTCGGCGTGCGCCCCGACCCGCTCGTCTCCGAGCTCGGCCTGCCCGTCGAACGCGGCCGGCTCGTCGTCACGCCCCAGCTGGAGGTGCCGGGACGGCCGGGCGTCTTCGCGTGCGGCGACGCCGCCGCCGTACCGGACCTGCACCGCCCCGGCGAGTTCACGCCCATGACCGCGCAGCACGCGTCCCGGCAGGGCAAGGTGGCGGCCCGCAACGTCGCCGCCTCCCTCGGCGTCGGCGACCCCGTCCCGTACCGGCACAGCGACCTGGGCTTCGCCGTCGACCTCGGCGGGGTCAAGGCCGCCGCCAACCCCCTGGGCGTCCCCCTGTCGGGGATCCTCGCCGGGGCCGTCACCCGCGGCTACCACCTGGCCGCCATGCCCGGCAACCGGGTGAGGGTGGCCGCCGACTGGCTGCTCGACGCGGCGCTGCCCCGCCAGGCGGTGCAGCTCGGCCTGGTCCGCTCCTGGCAGGTCCCCCTCGACACGGCGTCCCCCGAACTGGCCAAGACCGGTTCCGGGCGCCGCGAGGAGTGA
- a CDS encoding M55 family metallopeptidase, with product MKILISADMEGATGVTWPADV from the coding sequence ATGAAGATCCTCATCAGCGCCGACATGGAGGGCGCCACCGGGGTCACCTGGCCCGCCGACGT
- a CDS encoding Lrp/AsnC family transcriptional regulator: protein MDDIDLRIIRELQTDGRLSNQELADRVRLSPSPCLRRVRRLEEAGLIRGYTAMVDQVAYGLPITVFVRVRLERHTAEAVAVFEERVALIEHIQDCYLMAGSSDYLLRVVIESLEAYERLVRDRVHAIPGIASIESSFAFGSVKQSRTYPRPARPR, encoded by the coding sequence GTGGACGACATCGACCTGCGGATCATCCGCGAACTCCAGACCGACGGCCGGCTCTCCAACCAGGAGCTCGCCGACCGCGTCCGGCTCTCCCCCTCCCCGTGCCTGCGCCGGGTCCGCCGCCTGGAGGAGGCCGGGCTCATCCGCGGCTACACCGCCATGGTCGACCAGGTCGCCTACGGGCTGCCGATCACCGTGTTCGTCCGCGTCCGCCTGGAGCGCCACACCGCGGAGGCCGTCGCCGTCTTCGAGGAGCGCGTCGCCCTCATCGAGCACATCCAGGACTGCTACCTGATGGCCGGCAGCAGCGACTACCTGCTGCGCGTGGTGATCGAGAGCCTGGAGGCGTACGAGCGCCTGGTCCGCGACCGGGTCCACGCCATCCCCGGGATCGCGTCGATCGAGTCCAGCTTCGCGTTCGGCAGCGTCAAGCAGTCCCGCACGTACCCGCGTCCGGCGCGCCCCCGCTGA
- a CDS encoding adenosine deaminase produces the protein MHLSDNSASSVSVADWIRRAPKAVLHDHLDGGLRPATVVELARACGYTGLPSEDPAELAGWFRDAADSGSLERYLETFAHTCAVMQTREALFRVAAECAEDLAADGVVYAEVRYAPEQHLTAGLAPHEVVEAVNEGFREGERRAGGRITVRTLLTGMRHTDRSAEIAELTVAYRDRGVAGFDIAGGEAGNPPSRHLAAFRYLKRHNCHFTIHAGEAAGAESIHEAVQVCGAERIGHGVRITDDIAADGTLGHLAAYVRDNRIALEVCPTSNLQTGAAKDYASHPVDLLRRLGFRVTVNTDNRLVSGTTMSEEFQHLVNAFGYGPEVFEEFTVAAVEAAFLPLPERRRIVEEVVRPGYAALRPAG, from the coding sequence ATGCACTTGTCTGACAACTCCGCCTCGTCCGTGTCCGTCGCCGACTGGATCCGCCGCGCCCCCAAGGCGGTGCTCCACGACCACCTGGACGGCGGTCTGCGCCCCGCCACGGTCGTCGAGCTGGCCCGTGCGTGCGGCTACACCGGTCTGCCCTCCGAGGACCCGGCCGAGCTGGCCGGGTGGTTCCGGGACGCCGCCGACTCCGGTTCGCTGGAGCGGTACCTGGAGACGTTCGCCCACACCTGCGCGGTCATGCAGACCCGCGAGGCCCTCTTCCGGGTCGCGGCCGAGTGCGCCGAGGACCTGGCGGCGGACGGGGTCGTCTACGCCGAGGTGCGCTACGCGCCCGAGCAGCACCTGACGGCCGGGCTGGCGCCGCACGAGGTCGTCGAGGCCGTCAACGAGGGCTTCCGCGAGGGCGAGCGCCGGGCCGGGGGCCGGATCACCGTGCGGACCCTGCTCACCGGGATGCGCCACACGGACCGCTCCGCGGAGATCGCCGAGCTGACCGTCGCGTACCGGGACCGCGGCGTCGCCGGCTTCGACATCGCGGGGGGCGAGGCCGGCAACCCGCCCTCCCGCCACCTGGCCGCCTTCCGGTACCTCAAGCGGCACAACTGCCACTTCACCATCCACGCGGGCGAGGCGGCCGGCGCCGAGTCGATCCACGAGGCCGTGCAGGTGTGCGGCGCCGAGCGGATCGGGCACGGCGTGCGGATCACCGACGACATCGCCGCCGACGGCACCTTGGGCCACCTCGCCGCGTACGTCCGCGACAACCGCATCGCCCTGGAGGTCTGCCCGACCTCCAACCTCCAGACGGGCGCCGCGAAGGACTACGCCTCCCATCCGGTCGACCTGCTGCGCCGCCTGGGCTTCCGCGTCACCGTCAACACGGACAACCGGCTGGTGTCGGGCACCACCATGAGCGAGGAGTTCCAGCACCTGGTGAACGCCTTCGGCTACGGCCCGGAGGTGTTCGAGGAGTTCACCGTCGCCGCCGTCGAGGCGGCCTTCCTGCCGCTGCCGGAGCGCCGCCGGATCGTCGAGGAGGTCGTCCGCCCCGGTTACGCGGCGCTCCGCCCGGCCGGCTGA
- a CDS encoding aromatic amino acid transaminase: protein MLELLPAPPADPLWNLAAEFGADPRPERLNLVLGVYRDHTGATPVMRAVREAEARLAELSASKEYRGLSGNTAFNRAMLSLVLGGDVPPGRAVAVQTVAGTGALRLLADLVRQTRPGTTVWISDPAYVNHRPILEAAGLAVRTYRWTDPAGLLEDLRGAGREDVVLLQGCCHNPTGADPSREVWEALADLADRAGWTPFLDLAYHGLGDGLDEDLWAARMLAERLPEVLAAVSCSKNFGLYADRTGCAIVLGASARALRNVETALQNAARTLYSMPPEHGAAIVATILQDAELRGAWRAELDAMRDRIAGNRAALTAALEALGCGAVAEPLARQKGMFAGLPLSPEQMAVLRRDHAVYGTAGGRINIAGLPSDRVDRLAGAIAAVLAPVAV from the coding sequence ATGCTTGAGCTGCTGCCCGCCCCGCCGGCCGACCCGCTGTGGAATCTGGCCGCCGAGTTCGGCGCCGACCCGCGCCCCGAACGGCTGAACCTCGTCCTGGGCGTCTACCGCGACCACACCGGCGCGACCCCGGTGATGCGGGCCGTGCGGGAGGCGGAGGCGCGCCTCGCGGAGCTGTCCGCCTCCAAGGAGTACCGGGGCCTGTCCGGCAACACGGCGTTCAACCGCGCGATGCTCTCGCTGGTCCTGGGCGGCGACGTGCCGCCCGGCCGGGCCGTCGCCGTGCAGACCGTCGCCGGCACGGGCGCGCTGCGGCTGCTGGCCGACCTGGTGCGGCAGACCCGCCCCGGCACGACCGTGTGGATCAGCGACCCGGCGTACGTGAACCACCGGCCGATCCTGGAGGCCGCGGGCCTGGCCGTGCGCACCTACCGCTGGACCGATCCCGCCGGGCTGCTGGAGGACCTGCGCGGCGCCGGCCGGGAGGACGTCGTGCTGCTGCAGGGCTGCTGCCACAACCCGACCGGCGCCGACCCGTCCCGGGAGGTGTGGGAGGCGCTGGCGGACCTGGCGGACCGCGCGGGGTGGACGCCGTTCCTGGACCTGGCGTACCACGGGCTCGGCGACGGCCTGGACGAGGACCTGTGGGCGGCGCGGATGCTGGCCGAGCGGCTGCCCGAGGTGCTGGCCGCGGTGAGCTGCTCGAAGAACTTCGGGCTGTACGCGGACCGCACGGGCTGCGCGATCGTGCTGGGCGCCTCGGCACGGGCCCTGCGGAACGTCGAGACGGCCCTGCAGAACGCCGCCCGCACCCTGTACTCGATGCCGCCCGAGCACGGCGCCGCGATCGTGGCGACGATCCTTCAGGACGCGGAGCTGCGCGGGGCGTGGCGCGCGGAACTGGACGCGATGCGGGACCGGATCGCGGGCAACCGCGCCGCGCTGACCGCGGCGCTGGAGGCGCTGGGCTGCGGCGCCGTCGCGGAGCCGCTGGCCCGGCAGAAGGGCATGTTCGCGGGGCTGCCGCTGTCGCCGGAGCAGATGGCGGTGCTGCGCCGGGACCACGCGGTGTACGGCACGGCCGGCGGCCGGATCAACATCGCGGGGCTCCCGTCGGACCGGGTGGACCGGCTGGCCGGGGCGATCGCGGCGGTACTGGCCCCGGTCGCGGTCTGA
- a CDS encoding M20/M25/M40 family metallo-hydrolase yields the protein MADRTLQERGREHRPADGPAPGEAAFEEVVAFTSDLIRIDTTNRGGGDCRERPAAEYVAERLADAGLEPRLLERTRGRTNVVARLEGTDPSADALLVHGHLDVVPAEPADWTVHPFSGEVRDGVVWGRGAVDMKNTDAMVLAVVRDWARCGVRPRRDIVLAYTADEEASAEDGAGFLADRHAELFEGCTEGIGESGAYTFHAGPHLTLYPIGAGERGTAWLRLTARGRAGHGSKVNRENAVTRLAAAVARIGEHRWPVRLTTTVRAALTELAALHGVDAPDLDDPDFDIDGLLTTLGPAAALVEATLRNSANPTMLHAGYKVNVIPGSAGAHVDGRIVPGGEEEFTATLDELTGPGVDWEFHHRQIPLEAPVDSPTYAVLRASIERFDPDARVLPFCMSGGTDAKQFSRLGIVGYGFAPLKLPVGFDYQALFHGVDERVPVDALHFGVRVLDHCLRGV from the coding sequence ATGGCTGACCGGACGCTTCAGGAGCGGGGGCGGGAGCACCGCCCGGCGGACGGGCCGGCCCCCGGGGAGGCCGCGTTCGAGGAGGTGGTGGCCTTCACCTCCGACCTCATCCGGATCGACACCACCAACCGCGGCGGCGGCGACTGCCGGGAGCGGCCCGCCGCCGAGTACGTCGCCGAGCGGCTCGCCGACGCCGGCCTCGAACCGCGCCTGCTGGAACGCACCCGGGGCCGCACCAACGTCGTCGCCCGCCTGGAGGGCACCGACCCGTCCGCCGACGCGCTGCTCGTCCACGGCCACCTCGACGTGGTCCCCGCCGAACCCGCCGACTGGACCGTCCACCCGTTCTCCGGGGAGGTCCGCGACGGCGTCGTGTGGGGACGCGGCGCCGTCGACATGAAGAACACGGACGCGATGGTCCTCGCCGTCGTCCGCGACTGGGCGCGCTGCGGCGTCCGGCCGCGCCGCGACATCGTCCTCGCGTACACCGCCGACGAGGAGGCGAGCGCCGAGGACGGCGCGGGCTTCCTCGCCGACCGGCACGCCGAACTGTTCGAGGGCTGCACCGAGGGGATCGGCGAGTCCGGCGCGTACACCTTCCACGCCGGCCCGCACCTGACGCTGTACCCGATCGGCGCGGGCGAGCGCGGCACGGCCTGGCTCAGGCTGACCGCGCGGGGCAGGGCGGGGCACGGCTCCAAGGTCAACCGGGAGAACGCCGTCACCCGCCTCGCCGCCGCCGTCGCCCGGATCGGCGAGCACCGGTGGCCGGTACGCCTCACCACCACCGTCCGGGCCGCGCTCACCGAACTGGCCGCCCTGCACGGCGTCGACGCACCCGACCTGGACGACCCGGACTTCGACATCGACGGCCTGCTCACCACGCTGGGCCCGGCCGCCGCCCTGGTCGAGGCGACCCTGCGCAACAGCGCCAACCCGACGATGCTGCACGCCGGGTACAAGGTGAACGTCATCCCCGGGTCCGCCGGCGCGCACGTCGACGGGCGGATCGTGCCGGGCGGCGAGGAGGAGTTCACCGCCACCCTCGACGAACTGACCGGCCCCGGCGTGGACTGGGAGTTCCACCACCGGCAGATCCCCCTGGAAGCGCCGGTCGACTCCCCGACGTACGCCGTGCTGCGCGCCTCCATCGAGCGCTTCGACCCGGACGCGCGCGTCCTGCCGTTCTGCATGTCCGGCGGCACCGACGCCAAGCAGTTCTCCCGGCTGGGCATCGTCGGCTACGGCTTCGCGCCGCTGAAGCTGCCCGTCGGCTTCGACTACCAGGCGCTGTTCCACGGCGTCGACGAGCGCGTCCCGGTCGACGCGCTGCACTTCGGCGTCCGCGTCCTCGACCACTGCCTGCGCGGCGTCTGA
- a CDS encoding M55 family metallopeptidase, whose translation ERCRAMFTSDVDAAVRGFLDGGADEVLVNEAHWTMRNLLLERLDPRARMLTGRHKALSMVEGVQYGDVDGVAFVGYHTGAGSEGVLAHTYLANSVTGVWLNGVRAGEGHLNAHVAAEFGVPVVLVTGDDLTCKDALGYAPGARTVAVKDHVSRYAAICRTPERTAADIHAAAKDAARLAVRHEPVRGGPYTVELEFDADHLAAAATVVPGVAVSGERRIAYTGETMYTTIRTFKAVTTIVSAAVEEQYG comes from the coding sequence GGGAGCGCTGCCGGGCGATGTTCACCTCCGACGTCGACGCGGCCGTCCGCGGCTTCCTCGACGGCGGCGCGGACGAGGTCCTCGTCAACGAGGCCCACTGGACGATGCGCAACCTCCTCCTCGAACGGCTCGACCCGCGCGCCCGGATGCTGACCGGCCGGCACAAGGCGCTCTCCATGGTCGAGGGCGTCCAGTACGGCGATGTCGACGGCGTCGCCTTCGTCGGGTACCACACGGGAGCCGGCAGCGAGGGCGTCCTCGCCCACACCTACCTCGCCAACTCCGTCACCGGCGTCTGGCTCAACGGCGTCCGCGCCGGCGAGGGACACCTCAACGCGCACGTCGCCGCCGAGTTCGGCGTCCCCGTCGTCCTCGTCACCGGCGACGACCTGACCTGCAAGGACGCTCTCGGCTACGCCCCCGGGGCGCGCACGGTCGCCGTGAAGGACCACGTGTCGCGGTACGCGGCGATCTGCCGCACCCCCGAGCGGACGGCCGCCGACATCCACGCCGCGGCGAAGGACGCCGCGCGCCTCGCCGTGCGGCACGAACCGGTGCGCGGCGGCCCGTACACCGTGGAGCTGGAGTTCGACGCGGACCACCTCGCCGCGGCCGCCACCGTCGTCCCCGGGGTGGCGGTGAGCGGCGAACGGCGGATCGCGTACACCGGCGAGACGATGTACACGACCATCCGCACCTTCAAGGCGGTCACCACGATCGTCTCGGCCGCGGTGGAGGAGCAGTATGGCTGA
- a CDS encoding VOC family protein: MEILGTTLRVCVDDLDAATAFYERLTGAPALRFERGGVRVAAVGCFLLMSGPESELEVLRKVGATIAVADVDVAHATLTEVGARVVAGPVPTPVGRNLIAIHPDGSVFEYVDRRTP; the protein is encoded by the coding sequence ATGGAGATCCTCGGTACCACACTGCGCGTCTGCGTCGACGACCTGGACGCCGCGACGGCGTTCTACGAGCGGCTCACGGGAGCGCCGGCGCTGCGGTTCGAACGCGGCGGGGTCCGCGTCGCGGCGGTCGGCTGCTTCCTGCTGATGAGCGGCCCCGAATCGGAGCTGGAAGTGCTGCGCAAGGTCGGCGCGACGATCGCGGTGGCCGACGTGGACGTGGCGCACGCGACCCTGACGGAGGTGGGCGCGAGGGTCGTGGCGGGCCCGGTGCCGACGCCGGTGGGGCGCAACCTGATCGCGATCCACCCGGACGGCTCCGTCTTCGAGTACGTGGACCGCCGCACCCCGTAG